A stretch of Candidatus Eisenbacteria bacterium DNA encodes these proteins:
- a CDS encoding TIGR03619 family F420-dependent LLM class oxidoreductase has protein sequence MKLGLYLRNMGPQSTRETILACARAAEAAGIDDLWVADHIAIPPDEAEGSGGRYLDPLATLAFLAAATTRIGLGTGVLVLPYRPPLATAKWVASIQELSGGRLRLGVGAGWMEAEFRAVGVARKERGRVTDATLAFLRRCFDADEVESNGQRFLFLPRPPRPPIFVGGAPPHAFRRAVELGDGWMPNGGSDPVALRPAIEQLHELAAKSGRPRPEVVMVTTLPLGEPARAADVVHELADIGVTRVVHGLRYPDAAAFARAAEALATHVATKGVS, from the coding sequence ATGAAGCTCGGCCTCTACCTCCGCAACATGGGACCGCAGTCGACGCGCGAGACGATTCTCGCGTGCGCGAGGGCCGCCGAGGCGGCCGGGATCGACGACCTCTGGGTCGCCGATCACATCGCGATCCCGCCCGACGAGGCCGAGGGCTCGGGCGGCCGCTACCTCGATCCGCTCGCGACGCTCGCCTTTCTCGCCGCCGCGACCACGCGCATCGGGCTCGGCACGGGCGTCCTCGTGCTGCCCTACCGGCCGCCGCTCGCGACCGCGAAGTGGGTCGCGTCCATCCAGGAGCTTTCGGGCGGGCGCCTGCGCTTGGGCGTCGGCGCGGGATGGATGGAGGCCGAGTTCCGCGCCGTCGGGGTGGCGCGGAAGGAGCGCGGCCGCGTGACCGACGCGACGCTCGCCTTCCTGCGCCGCTGCTTCGACGCCGACGAGGTCGAGTCGAACGGCCAGCGCTTCCTCTTCCTTCCGCGTCCTCCGCGTCCGCCGATCTTCGTCGGCGGCGCGCCGCCGCACGCGTTCCGGCGCGCCGTCGAGCTCGGCGACGGCTGGATGCCGAACGGCGGCAGCGACCCGGTGGCGCTCCGTCCCGCGATCGAGCAGCTCCACGAGCTGGCCGCGAAGTCGGGGCGACCGCGCCCGGAGGTCGTCATGGTGACGACGCTGCCGCTCGGCGAGCCCGCACGCGCCGCGGACGTCGTCCACGAGCTCGCCGATATCGGCGTGACGCGCGTGGTGCACGGCCTTCGCTACCCGGACGCCGCCGCGTTCGCGCGCGCGGCCGAAGCGCTCGCGACGCACGTCGCGACAAAGGGGGTTTCGTGA
- a CDS encoding glutathione S-transferase family protein: MRSRHHRFYAAEVSYFSAKVRPALRYKHVPFDEILPTPQAYREVIRPRTGLSQIPVLVTPDGEVFQDSSVILDEIERRYPEPPLYPKTPVQRMLGLVLEIYDDEFLLLPGVHYRWSFPESATKAIADFTASSGDTQGATRLAESVQVFTRVSGVTPETIPAVEAHTKELLRAFDAHLEEYPYVLGARPSLGDCALIGLLYPHLYLDAVPGRLMREIAPRICHWIERMNHPDPESFGDWLPVDAIPPTMRPVVELAGEDAVPFILDIARAFEAWADANMTHEGFLPRVVGMHGSSLRGIPLERITTPYTMWMVQRVTDAYRALAAQERAAVDAAFAGTGVEALLAYVPRRRVRRDPCRLVLDHT, translated from the coding sequence GTGAGATCCAGACACCATCGCTTCTACGCCGCCGAGGTCTCCTACTTCTCGGCGAAGGTGCGACCGGCCCTGCGCTACAAGCACGTGCCGTTCGACGAGATTCTGCCGACGCCCCAGGCGTACCGCGAGGTGATCCGTCCGCGGACGGGTCTCTCGCAGATCCCCGTGCTGGTCACGCCCGACGGCGAGGTGTTCCAGGATTCGAGCGTCATCCTGGACGAGATCGAGCGCCGCTACCCGGAGCCGCCGCTCTACCCGAAGACGCCCGTCCAGCGGATGCTGGGGCTCGTCCTCGAGATCTACGACGACGAGTTCCTGCTCCTGCCCGGCGTGCACTACCGCTGGAGCTTCCCCGAGAGCGCCACCAAGGCGATCGCGGACTTCACCGCGTCCTCGGGCGATACGCAGGGCGCGACACGCCTCGCCGAGAGCGTACAGGTGTTCACGCGTGTGTCCGGCGTCACGCCGGAGACGATCCCCGCCGTCGAGGCGCACACGAAGGAGCTGCTGCGGGCCTTCGACGCCCATCTGGAGGAATACCCGTACGTCCTGGGTGCGCGGCCGTCGCTCGGCGACTGCGCCCTCATCGGGCTTCTGTATCCCCACCTCTACCTCGACGCCGTACCCGGGCGGCTCATGCGCGAGATCGCGCCGCGGATCTGCCACTGGATCGAGCGGATGAACCACCCCGATCCCGAGAGCTTCGGTGACTGGCTCCCCGTCGACGCGATTCCGCCCACGATGCGTCCCGTCGTCGAGCTGGCCGGCGAAGACGCCGTCCCGTTCATCCTCGACATCGCGCGCGCCTTCGAAGCGTGGGCGGACGCCAACATGACGCACGAGGGATTCCTCCCGCGCGTGGTCGGGATGCACGGGTCGAGCTTGCGCGGCATCCCGCTCGAGCGCATCACGACGCCGTACACCATGTGGATGGTGCAGCGGGTGACCGACGCGTATCGCGCGCTCGCGGCGCAGGAGCGCGCCGCGGTCGACGCGGCGTTCGCCGGCACCGGAGTCGAGGCGCTCCTCGCGTACGTGCCGCGCCGCCGGGTGCGCCGCGACCCGTGCCGGCTGGTGCTCGACCACACCTGA
- a CDS encoding alpha/beta hydrolase, giving the protein MASDMLQMVVNMLRAQRDATPQIVDPVALRAGMESMTSLMPLAPDVTHEPTAAGGVRAEWVSAPGAHEDRVVLYLHGGAYVMGSINTHRDLAGRISRASGARVLNVDYRLAPEHPHPAAVEDSTAAYRWLIGEGYDAADLAVAGDSAGGGLTVATLVALRDQEQPLPAAGVCLSPWVDLEGVGESMTTKADVDPMVQREHLVMMAQHYLADHPPRTPLAAPLYADLSGLPPLYVQVGTAETLLDDSVRLAERAREAGVDVTLEQWDDMIHVFQAFAPMLPEGQQAIDKIGEYLRARWA; this is encoded by the coding sequence ATGGCAAGCGACATGCTGCAAATGGTCGTCAACATGCTGCGGGCCCAGCGCGACGCCACCCCGCAAATCGTCGACCCGGTCGCGCTGCGCGCCGGCATGGAGAGCATGACGAGCCTCATGCCGCTCGCGCCCGACGTCACGCACGAGCCCACCGCGGCCGGCGGCGTGCGAGCCGAGTGGGTGTCGGCCCCCGGTGCGCACGAGGACCGCGTGGTCCTGTACCTGCACGGCGGCGCGTACGTGATGGGATCGATCAACACGCACCGCGACCTCGCCGGACGGATCTCGCGGGCGTCGGGCGCGCGCGTCCTGAACGTCGACTATCGGCTGGCGCCCGAGCACCCGCATCCGGCAGCCGTGGAGGATTCGACGGCCGCGTACCGGTGGCTGATCGGCGAGGGCTACGACGCCGCGGATCTCGCCGTCGCGGGAGACTCCGCGGGGGGCGGGCTCACCGTCGCGACGCTGGTGGCGCTGCGCGACCAGGAGCAGCCGCTGCCCGCGGCCGGCGTTTGTCTATCGCCGTGGGTCGACCTCGAGGGCGTGGGCGAATCCATGACGACGAAGGCCGACGTCGATCCCATGGTGCAGAGGGAGCACCTCGTGATGATGGCGCAGCACTACCTCGCCGATCATCCGCCGCGCACGCCGCTCGCGGCGCCCCTCTACGCCGACCTCTCGGGTCTGCCGCCGCTCTACGTCCAGGTCGGCACCGCCGAGACGCTCCTCGACGACTCGGTCCGGCTCGCCGAGCGCGCGCGCGAGGCGGGCGTCGACGTGACGCTCGAGCAGTGGGACGACATGATCCACGTCTTCCAGGCGTTCGCGCCGATGCTTCCCGAGGGACAGCAGGCGATCGACAAGATCGGCGAGTACCTCCGCGCGCGCTGGGCGTGA